A region from the Candidatus Paceibacterota bacterium genome encodes:
- a CDS encoding class I SAM-dependent methyltransferase: MDIGLYREFDKIGNDNWWYAGRRKIISTILHPFLIPGDLSKKRVLSVGCGTGQELDFLGRYGSVAGVDKSEEAIYFCRKNNPKSLVAVADAEKLPFPDKVFALVFILDVIEHVDNPNAVLNEIDRVLKDDGTVVLTVPAYNFLWSKSDERSHHKCRFTAGRLRDLVSQRFEVKRLTYFNTIFFPAIALIKIALGVFEPKGLSQYEVSNPPKLLNEILKKVFLSEAFLLRYFRLPFGVSIGTVLVKKR; the protein is encoded by the coding sequence ATGGATATAGGCCTATACCGAGAATTTGATAAAATTGGCAATGACAATTGGTGGTATGCCGGCCGGAGAAAAATTATTTCCACGATTCTTCACCCTTTTTTAATTCCAGGAGATCTGTCCAAAAAGCGAGTCTTGTCTGTCGGCTGCGGGACCGGCCAAGAGTTGGATTTTCTCGGTCGCTATGGTTCAGTCGCGGGAGTCGATAAGAGCGAGGAGGCAATTTATTTTTGCCGGAAAAATAATCCCAAAAGTTTGGTGGCAGTCGCCGATGCCGAAAAGCTGCCTTTTCCAGATAAAGTTTTCGCCCTGGTTTTCATCTTAGATGTAATTGAACACGTCGATAACCCCAACGCGGTTTTAAATGAGATTGACCGAGTCCTCAAAGATGATGGTACGGTTGTTTTGACTGTGCCGGCTTATAATTTTCTCTGGAGCAAAAGCGATGAAAGGTCACATCATAAATGTCGATTCACTGCAGGGCGGTTGCGAGATTTGGTCAGTCAACGGTTTGAGGTTAAAAGACTGACTTATTTTAATACCATATTTTTCCCGGCAATTGCATTGATTAAAATTGCTTTAGGAGTATTTGAGCCCAAGGGCCTTTCCCAATACGAAGTTTCGAACCCACCAAAGCTGCTCAATGAGATCTTGAAAAAGGTGTTCTTGTCCGAAGCTTTTCTCTTGAGGTATTTCCGACTGCCTTTCGGGGTTTCGATCGGTACCGTCCTGGTTAAGAAAAGATAG